The Mercenaria mercenaria strain notata chromosome 6, MADL_Memer_1, whole genome shotgun sequence genome contains the following window.
GATAAATGATCATGTTGTTCGAGGtatgtaatttcaaaaataatgtaatctAAATGTCACAGTCAGCCAGTATCATATACGAGCTTTTCACTCTTTGAAACATGGTTGCAGAATTTTGCCATTTTGTTATGTCGTTCTGCCCAGCACGTCATTATGGTGTCACGCTAAATGCCGCCCCAATAAACCTCGTCCTGCCGAACGCCGCTGCCTTCAAACTTCGTAACGGCACCCGCAAAAAGACCGCCTTACTGAACTTCGCTTCGCCATAAGTTCGGCGGGTCCTATTGCGATGTTAAGCAGTCACGCGGCGACGGTCGGTGTAACTCCATAACGAAGTAGTTTGGCGGTGCGACGTTCGACAGGACGCCATAATGACGTTTATCGTTGCGACAGGGCGACATAATAAAATGACACAAGTGAGCCACCATATTGAATGAATGCACATTTACCTGcagtaatttctttttctttcgtcTCTTGTCTTATCGCGTTTACGTAAAAGAAATATCACGtccaaatttcatttttgagAGTGTATAGATGATACTACATGAGCGAcatttcacattgaatttattacaaCAGTTCACATCTTATTCAAGGAGTTTAACAAATTCACTGCATAAAGGcacaaatgttataaaaaaatatcacGGATTAGCTTTTCATGCTAAAACATCaaactttctgtttttctttttcggTAGACGCACTCGTATTatcaattcgaccaacgtctcctttATTTAAAACGACGTCGAGTACAAAGTCGAGGCATTTTTgaaataccaaaattatgtacatGCAATGCCTTTATTTCCATCCTACGATGTCAAACATTTCTACATAACAAAACATCAATTCTAACATGACGCAATTTGCTTTCCTAATAAACAAAGACGGCTATCAAACATAAATTAATTTTTCTGAggtcacaattattacgttatAGAGTCAAACGGCATTACAGTGCGCCGGGGGGAAAAAACCCAACAGAAAACAGGAAATATTTGATGGACGTGATAATGAATAGTAGAGCTACGAGATATCTCAAACAGTAATTTCCtcttgaataaaaccattgtCGTTCATAGTAGATGCGTACTATTCTAttactcgggctgtgccctcgtgatataattccttcgaaTCTAAAATCCAAGTACTGATCTTAACATTGGGGTTATATTGTTACTTTAATAAACATGCGTGTTTGTGCACGCGTGCGCACGCTCAGGCGTGCGTGTGAACAAAACTACATCTAACAAGTGACTGGTAAACTGTGATTGTCGTTGTACAGTCAAGTTAGGCTAAATATAGTTAGATGAGAAAGATGCCTGGCCCGAACATATTTGGGTGAAAGATAAACACCGTGCATATTTAATGATTGTATACGTATTTATGTGCATGCAAGCTTTACGTTTTTTGAGAAGGCTCTCGAGGACAGTGTCTATCATTGACGGTTTCATTTGACACAGGCTCAACCATATACATACTAGTTCGATAAAATCCACTTTTGTGTTTTTAATAAGGCATATTCCCGCACCCTATCACGAAATACGGAAACATAAATCTGTAGTAACTATCCATCAAGTGGTGTAAAAGCGGTGGACAAGAACCCGTAAGTTTACAAAAGATACATAAGAATGTATGTTGAATTTTCCCTATTTCGCTGATAAACTTAcagcatacatgtacattttgtagttCTTATCTCCATATTTTGCCTTATCTTTTACCCTATTTAATGAAATAGGACGAATAGTAAGTTCAAGTATTCAGGGAAGAAAGGTAACACTTTTTattcataaacaaaaaaaaaaaaaaaaaaaaaaaaaaaaaaaaaaaaaaaagaagaagaagaagatttgcAAGCATATCAGTTTGTAGGACATCGGGGCATTATTGCTATATGGTCCTCCGAGACCCTTTGTTGCGGTGGCTTACTTCGAACCAGTTGCTGCATGAAGTATATAACACAGCTTTGCTCTAAGTCCCAGAAGCGAAGGAAGctttcatttacataaattttaatcatttattaGGGTGAAGTCAGCCATGCTTAGGTTGAAGAAATGTCGTTCAGACGTACATTGCACCAACTGACACATGTGAGCACGCTTGGGGAGAGATATTTGATATTGAAAAACGTTTTCAAGACCATTGCCTCTGAAAACACGGCCTTGTGCACATTTAAGAGTAATTGCATCGATTGACTTTTATGAGAGACCTCCTAGGATTCCCAAAGGGAACATTCACTATTGTAACTCTGGATCTAGAAGAGGATTTTTCTGCCAAGGTCTACAATTTTAAAGATGTCGTTTAGATGAAAAGATGGCGGATGGGGAAAAAAACGACATATATTGTTCTTTGGTTATTGTCTTGTCCCTCTGCCCGGGTGCGCTGAAATGATTCTATTTGTACCGACATTAGATATGTTAAGAATCTATTCCTGAGGTGCagatattttatcatgtatttcataccaagtACAGTGATTTTTTACAAGTTAACGTACATGTACTGAAACCTCGACATTTCCTATATTACTAATCTCCTTCATTATCTTCCATTTTCAGATAATGACCACTTTATTCGCAGCCGCCGTTGTTTGTATTCTGGCGCCATATGTCATTGGACTGCCCTTCAACTCCGGCCTTGATCTGCAATGGGAGCAATTCAAGCTGAACTATAGTAAACTATATGATCCCGTAGATGAGGCTGCAAGGTAAGGTCTTTTTGTTGTATTGGTAGAACGTATGTAGAAGGCTAGAAATAAGTCCAACACTGTTGCAAAGCAAAATAAAGACATGTACGACAAATTTGTCGTCAAAGTATTAAATGTTACAAGTGTTTGATAACCATGAACTTCATTTTCTGTTCTGCTTTAGTACATtagtgttcacagaaaatttatcAGATTTAGAGCGGACAAAAATATCGAAAGAATTCTACATTTCTAGATAAATAACACACAAAAATATTTCTACACAGTGTataattatacaacatttattttCAGGCGAATAATTTGGGAAGAGAATTTGCGGTATATTGAGAAACACAACGCGGAAGCAAAACAAGGAAAACATACGTTCATTCTCGGAATAAATGAATATGCTGACATGGTACGTTTTCCCCTACTGCATCTTATTGATCACCCACAAAAAGTCAGGACAAAGTTTATGTAAACTATAATTATGCTAGTATATGGCCGTCTTCAGTAGACCTTACTAAAATGCACTATTTGTATATAAGACCACTCGACGATCAAGATAGCCGTAATCCAGTATACATGCAGCAATGGTGTATAAAGTATTACTTGTCTTTTTGCGCGTAGTCAACAAGACTCACTCGATAtcactttttttttctatgttgataaatccacatatcggcCTCATTTATAGGCAgttgtaataatgataataattaggCCTATATTCCAGAAACTctagtttctttttttcttttctttttttttggaccATTTCCGAGtggcagattttttttacaagtgTATCAAACAAGTTTATTcggataacttttgtgctgctcccGGTGTTGGACTACTGTAgagatttgaaataaattgaaaacaatgactataaaaagaaacaagtaatTAATGCAATAGGATaagcaaaagcaaaaaaaaaaaaaaaaaaaaaaaaagcacttacGTGTTGCCTGATGTGTGCACAGTTAGAATAAAGAAATGAatgtcatattgtttttgttttaaacacttgtaaaacccgaacaaaaaaaatatgagtCTGATGGtgagaggtagtgaaatgtgcaacatcccaaacgcccccttgcaccggcttgagtggaattctattacagtaaaaagtGACTGTTCTCCGATGCAATCCCAACGTTTTCTTTTGTATCAGGTGTGAATACTTCGCTAACTATTATATGCTCAAAGATCAATAGTTCATGACATACCCCAAAAGCGGTTAGTGTGAGTATCCTACGATTTATCGGTTGCCCCGGGGATCCTGTAGTATCACAATTTTTGGTGATCCTGTACTTACCTTGAAGATTCGGCACTTTAAATAAATTTAGCTGTTTTGGGAATCTCAAAGccaattttctgtattttgaacGAAACTGTACTTATTATCCCCCAACGAAGTctgagggatatagttttggcgttgtccgtccgtccggagccatatctaggaagtggttgggaaaaattttaaaaacttcatatacatgttcaccaatTTCAGGTTAaggggcccgtcaagtttcagttagattgcccaagtaacaccagagttatggtccttctagtgttaactatatagagtactataaatatggcaatttctgcttcataacttgagATACTTTTgtcctagaactatgaaacttaatctGAATTTTGATCACCATAaagtggttgtgtacacacaatttcgtccggATTTCTATAATAACTtcagagttgttgccctttaattgtttaaaaatcacatatttgtacataacaaacttaccatttggtagaatttcattaaacttctttcattcttttccatgaacatttgttattaacatgtgaagttgtgtacccacacctggtcaccctcttgccttggtcacacgcccaccccccccccccccccccacacacaccttattttagatttttttcaaacctatgaatatttatcaacatgcaaaattGTACCATTCTCTCGCCTcgcttctccacccagtcatgcccaccaccccaatCATGCATCCCTCCTCCCAACATTTGTTCTTTCGTTTTTGGTTTTCGATCAATATTTATGATCAACATGTGAAGTCACCCGcaccccgcaccccccccccccccccccccccccccccccccccccccccaaaaaaaaaaaaaaaaaaaaaaaactaatatccatttctttctttaaaaaaatgttcataccTGGTGTAATTGTAACCACACCCACCCCGCTggcagccatgttcaagatatcttacatGACTCTTAAGGatatctgttcttttaagttcaaatgtacatgctAAACAGCAACACTTTGTGCCAAACAGCTTGAAaacaatatttcgttctagttacagttcaagctcacatttcaaataactccattttattctaaaagctaagcttattacagtaaacatattccattcaaaataatttctttagtaaacatatatttatcatgtacactttaaacattcgttttctgttaaattgattttaactaaagaaatcatttgcttcttagtaacatccttaactttttgccggatatattttttgccattcctcaccacaaaccctacggtgggggataccaattcattgaatttgcttgtttccaTGATTTCGTTAATTTTAAACTAGTTTGTTAAATCGTATACTGTCTTACATAGAAAAATGAGCATCCAATGACTTTTTGACactctttttttcatttacaagaCCTCAAATGAGTTTGTGGCGGCTATGAATGGATACCGACATGAAAATTTAAAGTTTGGAATATGCCATTTATATGTAAACCCAGCGGACATTTCTGATCTCCCAGATACTGTCGACTGGAGGAAGCAAGGGTATGTTACAGAAGTCAAGAACCAGGTACGGTTTAATACACTCGATTTAGCTCAATTAGGTCTAAAACCAAAGTGAAGGCATTTTCAACTGGTAGGAACTAAACGTTAAAAATAGTAGGTGGCAAGCAGGGTGCAAGGTGTTCGACAACTGTACAATAATGGTTGAAACTCGTATGATCAGCAGACCAGGGGTGAGTCCTGTAATGGGCTCACGACCCGGCATACCTTTTGATATGACATCAGTACCagttttttccaggaagctgaATTGAATTCCATAAGATTTAATGGCATATTTATACAAATTCAGATTATTTTCAAAAAGACCAGTAAACGACACCAGGTCGAACAAAATCTAATAGTTCTTGAAATATAAGACTTAAGTGCAACTGGTGTTTATTTATGTACAATGTATTCAGAAAATGCATTATATCATATATTTCTATAAACTGTATCTTATTAAATAATATTCTTACaaataaataattgataatgtggcagtcgagtccagtaagtccaggggtgttcaaagataatccgtcacagatctgTTGTAAAGCAATTaatggatttacctgtattggcaatctgacttaagtacttgatcttctaaacgaagatctgaaaacgacccattcacattcgtcttctgtatattttggatttccagtattgctatttttattttatccaatcggacgacttgttcgaatgtcaaagagtaagaaaaatgtgcaatcattccagggctcgaaccaaGGACCcgtcgcttacaaagcaagtggcctaccgactgagctaaccggctatctgatacattacgatataagaattgtaaatatcaaaagtcaaggctacaggtagatttgcaagatgttgtaagttaggctctgattggttagcgaaagggtcgtcagaacgaggcaatgaataggtcgttctcagatcctatgcgtagcgttataggatatgtactttagtcagattgctgtattggaaaataaacagtgccgattgtattgaggtcaactgccacattatcataGTTTATTATTACCAATAAAAGTAATCAcaatacttcaataaaataatttgcattttcatGTGCATTTGCTTACACGTGTCTTACTTGCAAACCTCTGCGAGATTCCTTATAAGATTTCATTAATGTTTTAAAAGCATATTTATACCGTTTCTTTAAACAGAGTTGTTATAGAAGCAGACAAAAAACAAACGTGACAATAAACATAAACTTTCATGAATGAagcttttttaataaaaatctgtTTTAGGGTCAGTGTGGCTCATGTTGGGCCTTTTCTGTAACAGGATCACTAGAaggacaaaatttcaaaaagaccGGAAAACTAGTTTCTCTGTCAGAAAAAAATCTCATGGACTGTTCGAAAAGAGAAGGTACTTGAAAACTAATGATTATAGACGATAGGCGTCATTCCCGTAGAAGCACGCCGTCTAAGTATGTTTAACTTTTCCTTCTTCTCTTAGATGTTTACAATGCTACTAAAGAgggaaatatatttcgatcttatatTGAAACAAACAAGTGTTCGACTGTAATGGAGGTTTGTCAATAATCTGTAGACTACGAATTTGTCAAATTACTGTCTTCCACTAGATGGGTATAATTTTTCCTTTTGTTTCTAAGGCAACCAGGGTTGTGACGGAGGACTTATGGACAATGGGTTTGAGTACGTAATTAAGAATAAAGGCATCGACACAGAGGAATCCTATCCTTACAAACCCGAGGTAAACAATAGTTACCTGTATTAAAGGTATACTGGACccaaaacataaaacatactatacatagtttatgtaaacataaaattaacatgtttattggcataaacagtattttgcattaggtttaaaaagtACACACTTGATACATGTATAGTTAAACACAGTAACAATATGTATCACTACTAAAAGCtaggatttttttaaacaatcaactgttactgcatgacattttaaaattatgaatgtgGCTGTATATATGCAATTAacttatatctttaaaaaagttaaataGATTTGGTTAAGAGCTTCTACATTTGAATTTAATACTCGAAAATGAAATACAGCAGggtattgaatatttttaaaagttttcgcCATTTTATCAAAGAATTTCACAGACTGTTAGAATAACTACAGGGACGAATATGTATAAGTTGCCCAgtatgaaaactagaaaatgatCAAAGATATTCATCAAAAGAGGTTTACCTCCTTTAATTTTACACTATCGACTATATTGTTTTCAAAGAGATGGTAGCGTTGTAAGTCAGTTTTGCTGATGACTCaattccttttattttatatattttactcaTTGACTAACGCAACAGGATATCTGTTTGCATGGTATTTCCACTTGAAggttctaaaaataaaaacactgccCAGAATTCAGTGGACCATGTTTTCTGTTACTTCATGTATTGAAATTTGTTTGACAAAATTTCGTATAgttaattttttctcaaaaaatatttgatatttttcaacgTGAAATTATTTGATGTATGACCctaatactgaaaaaaaacaacaacaaaaaaaaaaaaaacaacaaaaaacaaacaaaaaaaaaaacatgcacctCCTAATTtcgaaaataaagatataaatctctcacaatggcaaaaaaaatccccaaaaaatctgaaattcatttttgcaaccattttatgaattgtggctctggggctgtgtttttggtgttctgtgcttccgagataTCTACCCTCACCTATTATTTTTTGTCTATTTGGCGCATATGTTAGAATATCTAGAAGATATCATTGTAAGGGGATGCCTCTTGATAAATAGCAAAATGTAAACACGATTCCGTGAGTCATTTGAACTATTTGATCAAAGAAAAGCACGCGTGTTCAGTAGTAACACAATATACAGGTGATTTGGAGGATTAGAATGACCTAAAATGTAGAGTTATAATTTAGGATGTAAATTTCGATTgacgtttttttttaagtttcacaGACGCTGTGCTCTGTTTTTGGAAATAAACGTTTGCCGATATGGATCAGACAAATATTAGCATATACACTTTACAGAATTAGTTTACGCCTACTGttaattaagtttattttttaacaattcaTAGTGTTATGTGATAACAGAAACAATTATTAATGCTATGAAGTCAGATTACAACTAGGCTATCCCTGGGGTGTATGACGTCAAATAAATGAAATGCCAACCGTTTATTAGTCAGCATGCCAACAGATGTAAATGCCAAATTCAAGTTCACAAAAAGACACCCACTGAAAATTCTATATTTGGCCAGAAGACGTCAAATTGGCACACAAGCTATTCGGATAATACATTTTCTCCCtatatattttagtttcaatattttgtataaataaatacacaattttcTGTTATCTTGTAAAGAAGGACCAAAATGACATTCTGACGTTCCATTGAGATCAAGCTAAATTAACTTGCACGTTTAAAAATATAAAGGCATATTCTAAGTTTGTGTTGCTATGTAGTGCTATGTAAAATTAGGATTTCTAGAAATAGACATCACAAGATTATTAACGGAACTGTATGTAACTGGTTTTATAGCCTTTAATTTGGAGCGTTCTTGTGCATGATTGTGATTCACATTATCAAATTCCCGTGTTCGTAGCAAGTGAATTAAAATTAGATGTTGACGTGAATTTTCATCAGTAGATTAAATAGTTGAAAATAGCATAACATGTTATTAAAGTGCTCATTTTGTTTCCCATTATATTTGAGTCGGGAGGCTTGCGAACCAGGCAATACAACATCAGTTTATCCAAAACGCAAAAGACTGGTCTTGTCCCTCCTATCTACACACCATCCTCCGTCCCCAGAACTTATCCTCCGTCCCCAGAACTTATGCAAGTTCTAAGATATGTTTACGTATTGGCGGACTGTGGATATCCATTAATATAAACTTTATACCTTGCAATTACGTATGTTGTTAGATTGAGTGACTGTGTACCGTTGTTTTACTAGTTTTACTGTATGTGGTacaagtatatatttatgtatgtacGCAGAAAGAAAGGCCTACTTTACCCAtaaaatctttatcaaacttcATTTTTATGAGAAATAGTTGTATTCTAAAAATTGACTTTAATTGTAAAAATGGATATTTATCCAAATATGTTGTGCATTCCTTTCAAAATAAAGTACAAGTAACGTTACCCCAGAAACACCATTTGATACGAAACAGATATTAGTTTACgcttactacatgtatttaatttatgCTACACAAAGTATAAAGGTATATTGTTTGCATAGCTAATGGAGATATTATTCTCTTCAATATGACAGTTCTTCCGAATTAGCagtcttggatgatttgcaagaagtcgCAATGTACCTGTGTCAACTcataaaaatgtagcttttgttatttttatatttttacagtaGCTTGCTATCCACGACTCCCAGaaactttttttcacttttaattttgaggattttattcattttatacgGCGAATAAAGTGATATGACTTCTTATCAATAGTCTCAAAAATGTTAATAGGTCTATCTGATTTAATAACAAAGCAGAAAATAGTATTGAATCAAACTCTCTCTCGGGCTATATCTCTATTAAATATCCATACTCTTTAAATTGAAAGCTGCTCAATAAAGCTAAAAGGAGTGCGGATTTCTAACTTTCTTCCTGaatgttttcaatatttcattaaagGACGGAAAATGCAAGTTTAACCAGGCAAATATCGGAGCGACGGCACAAGGATGTAAAGATATATGGAAAGGATCGGAGAATGAGCTACAGAAAGCAGTCGCCACTGAGGGTCCAATCTCTGTTGGTATTGACGCTAGTCATCCTTCGTTTCAACTCTACAAGTAATTTTACCATCTCTTATTTCTTTGTATATCAATGATGGAAAtggcgatgatgatgataatgatgctAATGATGactgattatgatgatgatatcctaattataaaaagcaaaaataaaacatcaacaataatgatgataataataataataataagtagtagtagtagtagtagaaatGGCAAAAGCTATGGTGATGCTGGTGAGGGAGGTGGTCATGGTAGGGtaagaaaaagaagtaaaagaatgagtcaaattagaaaaaaactgtcCTAGTCTATCTTTTCCTAAAACATGTATGTATGTAGGCCTACGTAAAATTTATCAAacttgatacattttgaaatgctATCTCTATCTTTGTAAGGAAAACCATGTAAGCTGCTTTTGAATTACTAAATGACACATtcgtaaaaaaacaacatttcctttgttaaaactttgtcaaaaaatgCGAATGGGTGTGATGccagtctatgtactttcaaatAAGCAATATCAATACTGAGAAACGGTAATAATGATAGAATGTGGATAGTAGATCcgtcggaagcaccgagaacaaggcaaacagtgaaaattgcagactcggttttattgagtctgttcatgagcagtaatggaagatgcaacactgcccacgcccgctagcatcggcttaagcagtattcaatcttcaaatctatatgaattgaaatcaatgatcccgaaggacctgaaaatttaacaacactgaatataacaacactgaacacTTGCTTATTAAGCTTCTACATCAAGTTGTAAAGCGTATATAGAAGGGATCAAAATTATAAAGTTTACCCGAAAGAATTTTcatgtgtataatatatatacCTTTACGCTAAAAGGAACGTCAGTTATCATAGTCTTACGGATCGGGAAAATATGGTATTAATCTTTTGATTCTATGTCTACacaattattttgtttgcagatCTGGCGTGTACTACGATGAACTGTGCTCGACAAGACATTTAGATCACGGTGTACTTGTTGTCGGGTATGGTAATGAGCAAGGGCAGGACTACTGGCTTGTTAAAAACAGGTTCGTTTCATTCAAATCTTCCGTACATGTAGCGCTGATATTCATTTTATAATCATGAATGCTTCGTTAATATTTTTATGCAAAGAATCTTAACTCTCTAAAAAGATTTGTATCTTCTTTCCTCCAGGAGTATAGTTTTCTctaaatttttaatgaaatattctgTATACACTATATacctgttttgtttatttgtatgtttgtattttattatatattccaTGCAAGAATTTCCAACCAGTATTTTGCAGTATTATTGCCGATTTGCAAGCGGCAACTGTAACGCCGATTGAATGTAATTTTGACGACGAAACCattataaatgaaattgcaaattaaatttatacattttgtatatttcatcTGTAGCTGGGGACCTAAATGGGGACAGGAAGGCTACATCTTAATGACTCGAAACAAACGGAATAATTGTGGTATTGCCTCACAAGCCAGCTTTCCTACCATGTAATAAACCATGTAATAAACgtactatatatatatcagaaaaaaagaaaaattgaaaacgtGACGGTTTTGttattcttttactatttttaacTCCGTTCTCGTGTATTAcctaacattttaacaaaatgtgtaaaacacTAACTTCAAATGAGCCAAAATGCATGTGCAGTACGTGTGGGAATCCCATAAAGTACCAAAGTGTGCCAACATTTTCCTATAATTGCCAAAAAAGTAGTTACACGTACACGAATCGATATTTGTAtctgaattaaaagtgatataatacaaaaattgtttcatttttagctcatctgctttttttgaaagaaaaaatgatgagttattgtcatcacttgatcggcgtcggcgttggcattGGCGTTGCTTgcttaagtttatgtttaggtcagccttTCTACAAAACTATacaaaacttgcaacacttgttcaccattaatatCTTACTgtgaacagcaagaaatataaccatgtcctgctttttgcaagaattatggccccttttggacttagaaaatataagatttcttggttaagtattatgcttaggtcagcttttctcctaaacaattaaagctattgctttgaaacttgcaacacttgttcaccatcaatatgGCTAACtgtgtacatcaagaaatataactctgtcctgctttatacaagaactatg
Protein-coding sequences here:
- the LOC123548727 gene encoding procathepsin L-like; the protein is MTTLFAAAVVCILAPYVIGLPFNSGLDLQWEQFKLNYSKLYDPVDEAARRIIWEENLRYIEKHNAEAKQGKHTFILGINEYADMTSNEFVAAMNGYRHENLKFGICHLYVNPADISDLPDTVDWRKQGYVTEVKNQGQCGSCWAFSVTGSLEGQNFKKTGKLVSLSEKNLMDCSKREGNQGCDGGLMDNGFEYVIKNKGIDTEESYPYKPEDGKCKFNQANIGATAQGCKDIWKGSENELQKAVATEGPISVGIDASHPSFQLYKSGVYYDELCSTRHLDHGVLVVGYGNEQGQDYWLVKNSWGPKWGQEGYILMTRNKRNNCGIASQASFPTM